CTAAAATGCATCTACAGTACTTTAGCTGTCAGACTAAACATGGTGTCCTCTTTGTCACTGTGCCCTGACAAGTtagaaaagcttaaaaaaaaaaaagccacgaCAGGAAGTCCCACTACACATCTGTGGGTAAAGGTTACAATAACATTCCGTTCCAGTACACTGGTTAAACTTTTGTGCTGAAACCCTTGCCCTTCCTTATCAGCATGTGGTATGTAAAGACTTAGGAAAACAGTGACAGCCAAGGATAAGATCTGAGGCGTGATCAGCCAATGGAAAAGGATACCCAGACAGGACTGTGTTTGAAGCGCGGGTGGACGCTCCTCCACTCCACTCTCTGGGGCTGACCGTCGAGGACCAGCAGCAGGCCCACAGACTGCGCCTAATAGAGCGAAGGCGAGAAGAGAGGTCGCTCAGGAAACGCAGCAAGGTACCACATGGACACCACATCACAGGTTCTTACAGTTGGTTACACACGTTTCTTAATACAGAGTTCACTTGTTCAAACTTCAAACAGTCAGCACACAGCAGCCAGTGTGGACTAAACGTGGAGAACCTTTCATTGCTTTGACACACCCACATACATTGTTTTCTCACTCAAGCATAGTCTCagatagccagaccttcctccacagagctgttgaggagggtctggctagtccacacagcattccgggatgggaggaaaaacctgctctgctttattggcatttatttaaaccaatcacaaggaccgagccacggtgccgctgctaaataacctctggaaggaacttgttttggtggaacatgtgtacgttcaaaagtagttttaatcGTGCGAcgaaaaactcagattggacagacagtctagctagctgtctggatttaccctgcagagatctgaggagcagttaaccatagtcctcacaaatccaccggaggttagaacgccaacacaaagaaagaggaaggttgGGGGCTAGAGAGGACCTAAGGtgtgatttaatttaattaaagctGTTAACTTGCAAAAGTCTTGAATGCACAGGGTTTTTTTTGCTGTCACTTGGGCCTTCTCAGTGACCATTTTAGAAATCACCTTCTCCAGACAGACAATCTCAAGGGATTTATTTGACACTGTCCAATTTTTAAGTGATGAAATTGTTCTTTATCAATCTGTTGGTCGTGTGCTGCTAAAATGTTTTATGCCTTGTTTATTGTGTTGtggttttgttggtttttttgtACCTCCAACTTCAAATCAAATGTCCCCTAGACGGACAATAAAGAACTCTGAACTCCTTTCTGTAACATTTACTGTAAGGTAGGACAACCCATGCAGTAAAGAGATGTCTTTCTTGTTattgtaatataaaataaaaaataaaagctgcaAAGACAATTGTGATATACGGCATATTGTAATGCTTCGAGCTGTTAGTGTTTTTTAGGTCATTGTGTTATGAGTGACAGTGTTCTGGTTGGGAGACCAATGTTGTCAGTGTTCTTGTGAATGAGTTGATCCAGGAAGTGTTTTGGTTGCATTTTTTGATTTTGAGATTAACTGTTACTGTGTGCAGAGTAGAGTGcagatcgggccgcatttttctgtctgagcccggcccgcgtccgacagagcggTAACCGAaaccgacccgagcccgacaggcattaagatatttatgtccgagcacGACACAGTtcaaatcttgtttttttctcagattaatgacacatgtacgtttgtttgtgtggaaagcttttattaagcaattgcaggaaggcattcggaaatgtcaacagatgagagcatcagcgcacacggggcaacaagagcacgttaacacaggcgcgcacctacataataagcttttttaaatttaaaatgttcaatggcttattgcgctgatgtgaccgagcccgacccgaaccctaaccctaacatcatttctaaattaGAGATGgtggctccgatactgcctaaaacgctggtatcggaatcagaaagtactggagtttatgcaccgatctggtacaacgtaataaagccctgaagaaaatctacgttaaagtagtttatttatgttctttttccgttataactgtcaaactggagaataaaagaaagttctgtggcgtccattgtttgtgttgttcatgtttcataaagagtttaacctgagccagaccgacaacaaagatagaaatcatatcacatccatacagggacagtagtatacagttgtgcacactggtatcggatcggtactcggtattggccaatacacaagttcaggtatcagaatcggtatcgggaagcaaaaaatggtattagGCCATCTCtattctaaatatctgtccgaacccggcccggcccatCCTCTAGTGCTGAGCTACATCTTGGTTAAGATAACTGTGTGTAGAGTATTTAAAAAGTGCACGCAGCATAGCGAAATGTGTGTAACCAATTGTTAAAGTGTGagaaataagggaaaaaaacagtGATGACACTCACGTTGACAGGCCTAGAGAAGGCGACGGCCACTCTCTCCTCATCCCGACTGACGTACACACAGCTTATCATCTCCTCGCGTTCCGCTGTCGAAAAGACgtgttataaaaaaatatttgcatgcTCAGAAAAAGTGCTATAAACATGTATACATATGtgtacatataaacacaattaTAGATGCACATACCTCTGCCTAGCAACCAGCGATAGTAGAACCAAGCACTCTGGTCGTTGGGGTCAGTGAAGAAAGCGTTTTGTACAAGCTCatattctgaaataaaaatgggTGTGGTTAGATGCTACATGTGTTGAATTACACAGCAGCACTTAcagctgtctttttttaaactttatccttgcactgctatatagtttttattagggatgcaccgaatattcggccactgAAAATTTTCGGTTTTTATATTCCTatgttttcggccgaaatacttttattgtgattgtgattttgttgtgatgacgcaaacagaaaccgcgacctgcacgtgtgtcagtacccgatccgttccacctgcaaagcgtctcctaagtcTACTATTCCTATGtctacattattctcttatattgtccatatttaatgctggtctctagactttatccttgcactattggacttatttgcactaccaccataaCACACCCTCTCATAGAACACCTTACCATGcagactgaatcacagggtcagtccctgtCCTGTCACTGGAAgcctctcatgcttatacatcccttatagtacattcatgtgaattttttatttattttatcatcctgtttatgatgtatgtgatgtctttaagttactgggaccttgaatttccccttggggatcaataaagtgtctgtctgtatgtcatCCACTTGCAAAGCACTACGATTGACAGCCATTGTAAAGCCTCAGACTGCCCCCTGTCTGTTGTTAGTGGGTATTGCTGACTACACAACCTGGTCATTCATTTGCCGAGTCGTCGGTGAGTTTACCTTTGAGGAGCTGCTCTTCACAGACGCGATGGGAGTGGGTTTGCGGGGAAGGTGGAGGGGAGGCCCGGCGAGGCTCGCGGCACGGTGAATGGGGCTCGGGAGACTCTGGGTGCAGCAGCGGCAGAAGGGTGCTGCGGTAATGCCAGCTGGAGTAGTTGGAGAAGTTGGAGCCGATGAGACGATCGGTAAACGCCAACTCCTGAGCCACGGGCACAGCGGACATCTTCACAACCATCCGACGATAATCCCAGCAATGGACTGGTCGCAATGTGAGAATACGGTGTGAGACATGGATGGAAAGAGGGCAGTGACATATCAGGCAAGCTGTGTAATCCAGACCAcatcgagaccgagacaagaccaagaccagactaGTGCGAGCCCAAGCTGCATGGCATGATACAATGTGGACTGGATGGGTTCTTGACTGTTGTAGACAGAAGTGGCTGAAGAAACGCTTGAAATtccatgctttttggtctaaatatcatacccaaattaaaagtggtacagcccccatatactttgacactctggggtgtGCCGCATATCATTGGAAAGGTGAttgatgtgggtgtgtttgtatgtgttgtattttgtagatttttggcttttttctttgcacttttcaaatggaaataaaaaaacgcaCAGACATAtctgtagaattttttttttatttttgagtgTTTTGGTTTCTGGATTTTTTCTGTAGTAAGCTGAGACATGTCATGTGGCTAATGCCCTGTGTTGTCTGTCACCTGTCAGATGTGTTTACAGCAGTGTATTCTaatcattttacagatgtagataaaaaacctccattctagcctctgtaactctgtgtcaataaggcctagaatcaccctgacacaccagagtgtcaaagtataCGGGAGatgtaccacttttaatttgagTATGacatttagaccaaaaagcatggaATTTCAAGCATTtcttcagccacttctttctacaacagtcaggaacccttttgcaattatgtaagaacATAatttaatctgaaaactgctgccctggttaaaaaaaaacaatgcaactgatctcagctggtattctgtctggaatggaaatttctaagtgaccccaaacttttgaccggtagtgtattcattaatttatttaaaaaataaaaacagctccCCAGTAAAAGAGCACTTTATCTCAAGGAAGAAAAAGGGCAGGTGCTCAAGCCCCCTCTGATGTCTATGTGTGCACGTGCCTGATGACGAGAGCGTTCCTGACTGAAATTCTGTCAACACAGAAATCAGATAATGCATATCCCTGCAGTTGGGGTCTggaaataaaatcctgagtccTCTTTACTCGAGAACGAGACGAGGCCGAGTAAAAATGTGGTTGATTCCAAGACGAGACGGAGACGTTgaaaaagtggtcttgagactggtcttgagtactacaacactgataTCAGGTCTAGATCAATTACAAACAAATGCTAATGATCCAGATGTTTACAATTCTGAGCTTTCTTTTTCGACTCCATTACTCACAGTTGCGGTCGTCCAGGCTCAAGCAGCGATCGCACAAGCTCAGCTCTCTGGCCCAGTCCGGTCGGGGCAGACGGGTTGAGACCCAACCGCGGTGGTGCCAGCTGCCGTAGGATTTTGGGTTCACTTTCAGGCAAGACTCCAGGAACGACAGCTCCGCCTGGTAAATCTTTTGCACTTCATCCTCATCTCTGGAGCGCACATcgagaaacaaaaaacacaattcgTTTGTCATATCGCTGATGATTTACCATTCGAGAAAGGGTTACACTGTGGATCTGCAGGTGGCAAGATAGCTGGTAAGGATCTGACCTCACAGTCTCCAGGTGCATTAGGATCTCTCTCCTGTAGTTCCACAGGGTAGCAAAGTCAGGATTGGATGATAGTAGCTGCTGGGTAATCTGGAGAGCCTCATCATCCCAAATACCCTCCTTCCTCTgtcacgacacacacacacacacacacacacacacacacacacacacacacacacacacacacacacacacacacacacacacacacacacacacacacacacacacacacacacacacacacacacacacacacacacacacaggatataaGAAATGAgcacaagaaaaaacaaacctgaaacTGATAAATAGGCACAGCTTAGTCAGTGAAAGTATTCAATAAGCACCAAGCATGACGTTTCGGTTCCTAAACTGTACTTTAAATGTCCCATGTAGACTGCCATATAATTGATAAGACTAATGTTCTGTCTCTAAAGTCTTTCCAACTTTCCTGTCCTGGGCCCATTTGTTCCTACTGAAGACATGAAAACAGGTTAAAGGTATACAGTTGTAGAACCTTTTGAAAAGGCTCAGTAAATTCCTATAACACTGTTGTCTTCATCAAAAGTTACTAAAATAGGATATGTTGTGATTGTTTTATGCGGAacccaggaagagtagctgcTACATTGTTAGCAGCTAATGGGAGGAGCATGTCGCTGCAGCCCCGCGGGGAAGGGCGGGGCTTCCCACTTCCAAGTCAgccatttagttttttgtttacatCACACAGCTTTAAATCCCCAGGCACTTAGCGACGGAAAGTTTCTGGACTTCGCATCgtgtgcaccacattgactgctgctgtacaaGAACGCGGCTGGCTGCGTAGGGCAGTGGTCGGGGAGGATGGATGGACGTCAacggtcccatggcatgaaaatgtcacttcaggttttttaacattaatatgagttcccccagcctgcctattgtcccccagtggctagaaatggtgataggtgtaaaccgagccctgggtatcctgctttgagaaaatgaaagctcagatgggccgatctagaatcttctccttatgaggtcataaggagcaaggttacctcccctttctctgctttgcccacccgaGAGAgcgagacatcatggctttccaacgagaaaagtggcagttggtcaagacagttagttttgcagcaatacaattgaagtgagatgaacaaacagatgaatgtatctttttagataaaacagatgttgacaaagtttccttttagggacataatttgaaattgggaaaaatttgaagttggaaaaaaggtactgaatatatatcgcagaatattgcaatatttttgaaatcgcaataatatcgtatcgtgacgcAAGTATCGTGATGGTACCGTATcgtaaggcctctggtgattctcACCCctaaccactaaggcctatataaaagagacttcagatacagtattaggggaccactaaggtctatataaaagagacttcagatacagtattaggggaccactaaggcctatataaaagagacttcagatacagtattaggggaccactaaggtctatataaaagagacttcagatacagtattaggggaccactaaggtctatataaaagcatccaaaaagcagcatgtcatgggacctttaacatacaGGACTTACAAGCCAGGGGTGAAAAGACTTTCACCTgggaaatgcgtgttccttgggGAGAGTGTTAAtaaaaaccacaatcttttcctaaacttaactagtcgttttggtgcctgaaCTTAACCTGCACGTGTTAGAGACTATGTTCAGCTGTGGATGAATTCACTCTAGTATTTCCAGCagcaggacagtgtgtgtggatttgacaaaaaaattgttttatgtgtgttaatggtaatgaaggaacatacCACCCAGTGCAATGGTGAGATGGTAAGCTACATTAGGCTTTAGCTAcacagtgtgttgtgtgttgaaaTAGCAAGAATACAGAATATTACCATATCATCATGTAAAATATATGGTATACAGTAGAAATGTGGCTTTCTAAAGAACCTTAGAAAAGCAGGCATCTCGTGCAGCCACGTATATCTTCA
The Perca fluviatilis chromosome 9, GENO_Pfluv_1.0, whole genome shotgun sequence genome window above contains:
- the rabggta gene encoding geranylgeranyl transferase type-2 subunit alpha; translated protein: MHGRVKVKSTAQQEEEKRKEREKKLKIYVAARDACFSKRKEGIWDDEALQITQQLLSSNPDFATLWNYRREILMHLETVRDEDEVQKIYQAELSFLESCLKVNPKSYGSWHHRGWVSTRLPRPDWARELSLCDRCLSLDDRNFHCWDYRRMVVKMSAVPVAQELAFTDRLIGSNFSNYSSWHYRSTLLPLLHPESPEPHSPCREPRRASPPPSPQTHSHRVCEEQLLKEYELVQNAFFTDPNDQSAWFYYRWLLGRAEREEMISCVYVSRDEERVAVAFSRPVNAQSVGLLLVLDGQPQRVEWRSVHPRFKHSPVWICDLPPGTISDVTNEHNLTVHWTEKHTHRDCALYTGRSESWCRDSATDQELFRSELSVEKTSVLQSELQSCNQLQELEPLNKWCLLTIILLMRALDPLGYEKETLAHFQTLKEVDSMRSAYYSDLCSKFMIENTILKMEYAEVRVFSISDKNLTTLCHLDQLLLVTHINLSSNQLQRLPPQFAMLQCLEVLEADNNSIENLEGLFHLPKLEEVLLKNNKISTLADLQPLASCPKLKRLDLRGNPVTQTANIESELTELLPSVTDLQL